Proteins from one Miscanthus floridulus cultivar M001 unplaced genomic scaffold, ASM1932011v1 fs_475_3_4, whole genome shotgun sequence genomic window:
- the LOC136531916 gene encoding uncharacterized protein — translation MIANTFFRKRESHLVTFSSGQHSSQIDFVLTRRKDKRACLGCKVIPGECVVSQHKLLVADFCFQVRARRDKQAKIERTKWWKLKGETSEVFRERVIKEGSWKEEEDINNMWEKMTTNIRKVASEVCGVTKGSGGKAKDTWWWNEEVQRAIKEKKECYRRLYHDRSVDNIEKYKVAKKTAKRAVSVAKGRAYEDLYQRLSTKEGEKDIYRMARVCERKTRDFNQVKCIKDGSEHLLVKEDEIRHRWQVYFDKLFNGENTDTTFQLDDSLTS, via the exons atgatagccaacactttctttagaaagagagaatctcatctagtgaccttcagtagcggacaacactctagccagattgactttgtcctcacaagaagaaaggacaaacgagcatgcttgggttgcaaggtgataccaggggagtgtgttgtttctcaacataagcttttggtggcagacttttgttttcaggtgcgtgcccgtagggataaacaagctaagattgaaagaacaaagtggtggaaactgaaaggggagacgtcagaggtattcagggaaagagttatcaaagagggctcttggaaggaagaagaggacataaacaacatgtgggagaagatgacaaccaacattcggaaggtggcctcagaggtgtgtggagtaaccaaaggaagtggaggcaaggctaaagatacctggtggtggaacgaggaagtccaaagggctattaaggagaagaaagagtgctatagacgcttgtaccatgacaggagtgtggacaacatagagaagtacaaggtggcaaagaagactgcaaagcgagctgtaagtgtggcaaagggtagagcgtacgaggatctttaccaacgtttgagtacgaaggaaggagagaaggacatttataggatggctagggtttgtgagagaaagacaagggacttcaaccaagttaagtgcattaaggatggaagtgagcatctcttggtgaaggaggatgagatccgacatcgatggcaagtgtattttgacaaattgttcaatggtgagaatacagacacaacctttcagttggatgactcttt AACCTCGTAG